The following are encoded together in the Triticum dicoccoides isolate Atlit2015 ecotype Zavitan chromosome 6B, WEW_v2.0, whole genome shotgun sequence genome:
- the LOC119325222 gene encoding histone H4, which translates to MSGRGKGGKGLGKGGAKRHRKVLRDNIQGITKPAIRRLARRGGVKRISGLIYEETRGVLKIFLENVIRDAVTYTEHARRKTVTAMDVVYALKRQGRTLYGFGG; encoded by the coding sequence ATGTCGGGCCGCGGCAAGGGAGGGAAGGGGCTGGGCAAGGGCGGCGCCAAGCGCCACCGGAAGGTGCTGCGGGACAACATCCAGGGCATCACCAAGCCGGCCATCCGCCGTCTGGCTCGGCGTGGCGGCGTGAAGCGCATCTCGGGgctcatctacgaggagacccgTGGCGTGCTCAAGATCTTCCTGGAGAACGTCATCCGCGACGCCGTCACCTACACCGAGCACGCCCGCCGCAAGACCGTCACCGCCATGGACGTCGTCTACGCCCTCAAGCGACAGGGCCGCACCCTCTACGGATTCGGCGGCTAG